The Campylobacter concisus genome has a window encoding:
- a CDS encoding SDH family Clp fold serine proteinase, translating to MFSKKEKVSGEKEVEQNEKKGVAKPPVLFSDTQNLISTIEKRLNAPLITYYNSNAGNVCGNDASAMYEILKGKKIDTAYLFIKSDGGSGIAALRIISTLRNYCKNLIALIPSNCASAATMMALGANEIVMGPLAYLTPVDTSLKHELSPTNKGNELVSVSMDELSRVVKLWKEQDKDRPNDTNPYNSLYEYIHPLVFGAVDRASSLSLKICSELLRYHIDDDKKIVEISERLNADYPAHEYPILFREAQEIGLHVKKMDDDLNEMLQELTLLYSEMGQRAFTDYDENSYHDNNIANIIETNGKQIYYQIDKDWFYRPEERRWNVMNDESSWRKNELVNGKIKNTIYHLW from the coding sequence ATGTTTTCTAAAAAGGAAAAAGTAAGCGGAGAAAAGGAAGTAGAGCAAAACGAGAAAAAGGGCGTGGCAAAACCGCCAGTGCTCTTTAGCGATACTCAAAATTTGATAAGTACGATCGAAAAAAGGCTAAATGCCCCTTTGATAACCTACTACAACTCAAACGCTGGTAATGTCTGCGGCAACGACGCAAGCGCAATGTATGAAATTTTAAAGGGTAAAAAGATAGACACTGCCTATCTTTTCATAAAAAGTGATGGCGGAAGCGGTATAGCCGCACTTAGGATCATTAGCACCCTTAGAAACTACTGCAAAAATTTAATAGCACTGATCCCATCAAACTGCGCTTCAGCTGCTACTATGATGGCGCTTGGCGCAAATGAGATCGTGATGGGCCCGCTTGCCTATCTAACGCCAGTTGATACATCGCTCAAGCACGAGCTAAGCCCTACAAACAAGGGCAACGAGCTAGTTAGTGTCTCTATGGACGAGCTTAGCCGTGTAGTCAAGCTCTGGAAAGAGCAGGACAAGGATAGACCAAACGACACAAACCCCTATAACTCGCTATATGAGTATATCCATCCGCTAGTTTTTGGTGCGGTTGATCGTGCTAGCTCGCTTTCGCTTAAAATTTGCTCTGAGCTACTTAGATATCACATAGATGATGATAAAAAGATCGTTGAAATTTCAGAGCGTCTAAACGCAGACTATCCAGCGCACGAGTATCCGATACTCTTTCGTGAGGCGCAGGAGATCGGTCTGCATGTCAAGAAAATGGACGATGATCTAAACGAGATGCTTCAGGAGCTAACGCTACTTTACTCAGAGATGGGACAGCGAGCCTTTACTGACTACGATGAGAACAGCTATCACGATAACAACATCGCAAACATCATCGAGACAAACGGCAAGCAAATTTACTATCAGATCGATAAAGACTGGTTTTATCGTCCTGAGGAGCGCCGCTGGAACGTGATGAACGACGAGAGCTCATGGCGCAAAAATGAGCTAGTAAATGGCAAGATAAAAAATACAATCTATCACTTGTGGTAA
- a CDS encoding TerB family tellurite resistance protein, giving the protein MSGVLFLLILGGAIFLFMNVQAGSNRKKQANVDEAKFLVSLLAKVAKSDGRVSELEARLITQVLDDLSQKVSGVSGVREYLKEVYKSQKENVDNAYETARNYKRAFNLNYNTCVARLTFFLNLAYIDGEFNKSEQDVIRNIAYGFGIDKETLDEIIYKFDSFYGSRFGADHDEMSQENDAFEVLGLSKNASLDEVKARYKELVRQYHPDILMGRGESKEMIERSTKKLQEINEAYGRLKEKFGV; this is encoded by the coding sequence ATGTCTGGAGTCCTGTTTTTACTGATATTAGGCGGTGCGATATTTTTATTTATGAATGTCCAAGCAGGTAGTAACCGCAAGAAACAAGCAAATGTAGATGAGGCTAAATTTCTAGTCTCACTGCTTGCAAAAGTCGCTAAAAGTGACGGCAGAGTTAGCGAGCTAGAGGCTAGGCTGATCACTCAAGTGCTTGATGATCTAAGCCAGAAAGTTAGCGGTGTTAGCGGCGTGCGTGAGTATCTAAAAGAGGTCTATAAGAGCCAAAAAGAAAATGTAGATAACGCCTATGAAACCGCCAGAAACTACAAGCGCGCGTTTAATCTAAACTACAATACCTGCGTGGCTAGGCTCACTTTTTTTCTAAATTTAGCCTATATAGACGGAGAATTTAACAAAAGCGAGCAAGATGTTATAAGAAATATCGCTTATGGATTTGGCATCGACAAAGAGACGCTTGATGAGATAATCTATAAATTTGATAGCTTCTATGGCTCAAGATTTGGAGCGGATCACGATGAGATGAGCCAAGAAAACGATGCATTTGAGGTTTTAGGACTTAGCAAAAATGCAAGCCTTGATGAGGTAAAGGCTCGCTACAAAGAGCTTGTGAGGCAGTATCACCCTGACATTTTGATGGGCAGGGGCGAGAGTAAAGAGATGATAGAGCGCTCTACTAAGAAGCTTCAGGAGATAAATGAGGCTTATGGGCGATTAAAAGAGAAATTTGGAGTTTAG
- the purH gene encoding bifunctional phosphoribosylaminoimidazolecarboxamide formyltransferase/IMP cyclohydrolase produces the protein MRALLSVSDKEGIVEFAKGLEELGWQILSTGGTYKLLKAEGVKATEVSEFTASPEMFEGRVKTLHPKIHGGILHKRDDATHVAQAKEYGIEGIDLVCVNLYPFKETTIRTDDFAEIIENIDIGGPAMVRSAAKNFKDVLIVTSMLDYDEILKRLKEKSDDYEFRRSLMIKAFEHTAAYDSMIANYMNDRFNGGFGDARFIVGSKVFDTRYGENPHQKGALYEFDYFFTNNFRALKGEASFNNMTDINGALMLATSFDDAPAVAIIKHANPCGFAIKDTLLESYVAALKCDPISAYGGVVAINGTLDEELAKKINEIYVEVIIAANVDDAALKVFESKKRIKIFTQDNKFLVRANDKFDFKHIDGGFVFQERDFVKDEELENMKQMSKKFATGSELKDAQIAWKVAALTKSNCVVYVKDGAMVAIGMGMTSRVDAARAAVAKAKELKIDLSGCVLASEAFFPFRDSIDIASKVGVKCVIEPGGSIRDDEVIEAADEHGMSLYFTGVRHFLH, from the coding sequence ATGAGAGCATTGCTTAGCGTTAGCGATAAAGAGGGCATTGTAGAGTTTGCAAAGGGGCTAGAAGAGCTTGGCTGGCAGATACTTTCAACTGGTGGCACCTATAAACTTTTAAAGGCTGAGGGCGTCAAAGCCACTGAGGTTAGCGAATTTACGGCGTCACCTGAGATGTTTGAGGGCAGGGTAAAGACCCTTCATCCAAAGATACATGGTGGCATCTTGCACAAACGCGATGACGCTACACACGTGGCTCAGGCAAAGGAGTATGGCATCGAGGGCATCGATCTAGTTTGCGTAAATTTATATCCATTTAAAGAGACTACGATTAGGACTGATGACTTTGCCGAGATCATCGAAAATATCGACATCGGCGGCCCAGCTATGGTAAGAAGTGCTGCTAAAAACTTTAAAGATGTGCTTATAGTCACAAGCATGCTTGATTATGATGAAATTTTAAAGCGCCTAAAAGAAAAAAGCGATGATTACGAGTTTAGAAGATCGCTGATGATAAAGGCGTTCGAGCATACAGCAGCCTATGACAGCATGATCGCAAACTATATGAATGATAGATTTAATGGCGGTTTTGGCGATGCTAGATTTATTGTGGGAAGCAAGGTTTTTGACACTAGATACGGCGAAAATCCTCACCAAAAAGGCGCGCTTTATGAGTTTGATTATTTCTTCACAAACAACTTTAGAGCCCTTAAAGGCGAGGCAAGTTTTAATAATATGACCGATATAAATGGCGCTTTAATGCTTGCAACTAGCTTTGATGACGCTCCGGCAGTGGCTATCATCAAGCACGCTAACCCTTGCGGCTTTGCGATAAAAGATACGCTGCTTGAGAGCTACGTGGCAGCGCTTAAGTGCGATCCGATCTCGGCATACGGCGGTGTGGTGGCGATAAATGGCACGCTTGATGAGGAGCTAGCTAAAAAGATAAATGAAATTTATGTTGAAGTAATCATCGCTGCAAATGTCGATGATGCCGCGCTTAAGGTGTTTGAGAGCAAAAAACGCATCAAAATTTTCACTCAGGATAATAAATTTTTAGTCCGCGCAAATGATAAATTTGACTTTAAGCACATCGATGGTGGATTTGTATTTCAAGAAAGAGACTTCGTAAAAGACGAAGAGCTTGAAAATATGAAACAAATGAGCAAGAAATTTGCAACTGGCAGTGAGCTAAAAGACGCTCAGATCGCTTGGAAAGTGGCTGCACTAACAAAGAGTAACTGCGTAGTTTATGTAAAAGATGGCGCGATGGTGGCTATTGGCATGGGTATGACTAGCCGTGTGGATGCTGCTCGTGCGGCCGTGGCAAAGGCAAAAGAGCTAAAGATCGATCTAAGTGGCTGCGTGCTTGCAAGCGAGGCGTTCTTCCCATTTAGAGACAGCATCGACATCGCTAGCAAAGTCGGAGTAAAATGCGTCATCGAGCCAGGGGGTAGCATCAGAGATGATGAGGTGATAGAGGCTGCTGACGAGCACGGCATGTCGCTATATTTCACCGGCGTTAGACACTTTTTACACTAA
- the msrB gene encoding peptide-methionine (R)-S-oxide reductase MsrB — MKKILNFLLVLVVFLGVNLMAKDEFIKEQTMAGQNLKEIYLAGGCFWGMQGYFKKIFGVVDTKVGYANGKSESTSYRELHESDHAETLYVKFDENRVALAEILAHFFRVIDPTSLNKQGNDVGRQYRSGIYYVSKDDLPVIESFMKIEQKKFKDKIVVEVAPLKNFIIAEEYHQDYLDKNPFGYCHIDLNLASKPLYDEAKFKPLSKEELKKNLSSEQYAVTQEAATERPYSSEYDKFDKKGIYVDITSGKPLFSSADKFDAGCGWPSFTKPITTTALAYSEDNSFMMKRVEVRSQNSDAHLGHVFDDGPSDKGGLRYCINGASLKFIPLEDMARLGYEEFIPYVK; from the coding sequence ATGAAAAAGATATTAAATTTTCTCTTGGTTTTGGTGGTATTTTTGGGTGTAAATTTGATGGCAAAAGATGAGTTTATAAAGGAGCAGACGATGGCAGGGCAAAATTTGAAAGAAATTTATTTAGCAGGTGGCTGCTTTTGGGGCATGCAGGGATATTTTAAAAAGATATTTGGCGTGGTGGATACAAAAGTGGGCTACGCAAATGGTAAGAGCGAGAGCACAAGCTACCGTGAGCTGCACGAGAGCGATCACGCCGAGACACTTTATGTGAAATTTGATGAAAACAGGGTCGCTTTGGCTGAAATTTTGGCTCATTTTTTTAGGGTGATCGACCCGACCTCGCTAAATAAACAGGGCAATGACGTCGGCAGGCAGTATAGAAGCGGGATTTACTATGTTAGTAAGGACGATCTGCCAGTTATTGAGAGCTTTATGAAGATAGAGCAAAAGAAATTTAAAGATAAGATCGTGGTTGAGGTCGCACCTCTTAAAAATTTTATCATTGCCGAGGAGTACCATCAAGACTATCTTGATAAAAACCCTTTTGGATACTGCCATATAGATCTAAATTTGGCAAGCAAGCCGCTTTACGATGAGGCTAAATTTAAGCCGCTTAGCAAAGAGGAGCTAAAGAAAAATTTAAGCAGCGAGCAGTATGCCGTGACGCAGGAGGCGGCGACTGAGAGGCCATATAGCAGCGAGTATGATAAATTTGACAAAAAGGGCATCTATGTTGATATCACCAGTGGCAAGCCGCTCTTTTCAAGCGCTGATAAATTTGATGCGGGGTGTGGCTGGCCAAGCTTTACAAAGCCTATCACAACAACGGCGCTTGCCTATAGCGAGGATAACTCTTTTATGATGAAAAGGGTTGAAGTTAGGTCTCAAAACAGCGACGCACACCTTGGACATGTCTTTGATGATGGACCAAGCGATAAGGGCGGGCTAAGGTACTGCATAAATGGCGCAAGCCTTAAATTTATACCGCTTGAAGATATGGCTAGACTCGGATACGAGGAGTTTATCCCTTACGTAAAGTAG
- a CDS encoding peptidase M50, whose amino-acid sequence MLLNTYAPPFKLVGGYFIAGIFFLVLSAPSFFYADFEAISSLNTAGFLHIFFVGFVISIIIGALYQLTSVILEKPFFTVKGAILNLAIFCLSLLAMSYAMIFGEAKILQISAVFLFGALLFFGSTYALSFMGNQKRSFAAFALFASAIFLLVGITLGFCLVMILGGTLMLDFTMTLKFHVYFVLGFVLFVILGAASVLLPMFALAHDLKFTLSKASLSSYILAGVLLAIDENLAIFAVAVAALLFIAQAFYILKKRVRKAYDYWNVNIALSLLALLCAAIFMIFEKLNLAAFFMIYGFLFAFIVAHLYKIAPFLIWYHYVAPFVGKAKVPLLDAMILKKAAYFAIVFNAISLVCYSLAVSFEMRNLVYASMIFMALSIILLAVNMINVFKFTGFKG is encoded by the coding sequence ATGCTTTTAAACACTTATGCGCCGCCATTTAAGCTAGTTGGCGGCTACTTTATCGCTGGCATTTTTTTCTTAGTGCTTAGCGCCCCGTCCTTTTTTTACGCTGATTTTGAGGCGATTAGTTCGCTAAATACGGCTGGCTTTTTGCATATATTTTTCGTGGGCTTTGTGATAAGCATCATCATCGGAGCTCTCTATCAGCTAACCTCGGTCATCTTGGAAAAGCCATTTTTTACGGTCAAAGGAGCTATTTTAAATTTAGCCATCTTTTGCCTGTCGCTACTTGCTATGAGCTATGCGATGATATTTGGCGAGGCCAAAATTTTACAAATCAGCGCAGTTTTTCTCTTTGGCGCACTTCTCTTTTTTGGCTCAACCTATGCGCTAAGCTTTATGGGCAATCAAAAAAGAAGCTTTGCTGCCTTTGCGCTCTTTGCCTCGGCGATATTTTTGCTAGTTGGCATAACGCTTGGATTTTGCCTAGTGATGATACTTGGCGGCACGCTTATGCTTGATTTTACTATGACGCTAAAATTTCACGTATATTTTGTGCTGGGTTTTGTGCTTTTTGTGATACTTGGGGCTGCAAGCGTGCTTTTACCGATGTTTGCTTTGGCTCATGATCTTAAATTTACACTTAGCAAAGCCTCTCTTTCCTCTTATATTTTGGCTGGAGTTTTGCTGGCAATCGATGAAAATTTAGCTATTTTTGCGGTGGCTGTGGCGGCTTTGCTTTTTATAGCTCAGGCGTTTTACATACTGAAAAAGCGCGTGAGAAAGGCGTATGATTACTGGAACGTAAATATTGCTCTTTCACTGCTTGCTTTGCTTTGCGCTGCTATATTTATGATTTTTGAAAAGCTAAATTTGGCTGCATTTTTTATGATATATGGCTTTTTATTTGCTTTTATCGTGGCTCATCTTTATAAGATCGCGCCATTTCTCATCTGGTATCACTACGTAGCACCCTTTGTTGGCAAGGCAAAAGTACCGCTACTTGATGCGATGATACTAAAAAAAGCTGCATATTTTGCCATAGTATTTAATGCCATTTCTCTTGTGTGCTACTCTTTGGCGGTTAGCTTTGAGATGAGAAATTTGGTCTATGCAAGTATGATTTTTATGGCTTTAAGCATCATTTTACTTGCTGTAAATATGATAAATGTTTTTAAATTTACTGGTTTTAAAGGATAA
- a CDS encoding metal-sulfur cluster assembly factor, protein MKEKIYDALSNIVDPEVGFDIVSLGLIYDVSCDENGKAKVTMTLSTKSCPLHEMILGWVETAVLGVEGVKECEIDLVWEPEWNIQMASDFVKAQLGI, encoded by the coding sequence ATGAAAGAAAAAATTTATGATGCTCTATCAAATATCGTCGATCCCGAGGTTGGCTTTGATATCGTTTCGCTTGGACTGATATACGACGTAAGCTGCGATGAAAACGGCAAAGCAAAGGTAACGATGACGCTTTCAACCAAGTCTTGCCCGCTTCATGAGATGATACTTGGCTGGGTTGAAACGGCTGTGCTTGGTGTAGAGGGTGTGAAAGAGTGCGAGATCGACCTAGTTTGGGAACCTGAGTGGAATATTCAAATGGCAAGTGATTTTGTAAAAGCACAGCTTGGAATTTGA
- the ftsZ gene encoding cell division protein FtsZ: MSNFTVEENKSIYGAKIKVVGVGGGGGNMVNHIIRVNPNLNIDLIVANTDAKALENSLAHTKIQLGEKTTKGLGAGMRPEVGKAAAEESYDEVKSALETSDIVFIGTGLGGGTGTGAAPVVAQAAKDIGALTVAVVTMPFMFEGKKRRKLADCGLEELRKESDSIVVIPNDKLLTLIDKNAGIKESFEMVDEVLARAVNGMSTIVLDSGKSDINLDFADVRTIMSHRGLALMGVGEANGEDAAQEAIKNAIQSPLLDNMTINGAFGILVHFRISPSCPLTDIYNAMSIIHEAADEDAEIIFGTTTDDKIEDNKVEVTIIATGFQGSQQEVEKNEDTQVSNTNDIIKKERILRLKKVSGGFDEDYMAQLDVPSFMRHQMD; the protein is encoded by the coding sequence ATGAGTAACTTCACAGTAGAAGAAAACAAAAGCATTTACGGCGCAAAAATAAAAGTTGTAGGTGTAGGTGGTGGTGGTGGTAATATGGTCAACCATATTATTAGAGTTAACCCAAATTTGAATATAGACCTTATAGTGGCCAACACAGACGCTAAAGCTCTTGAAAATTCTCTAGCACATACAAAAATTCAACTTGGTGAGAAAACAACAAAAGGTCTAGGCGCTGGTATGAGACCAGAAGTAGGAAAAGCTGCAGCTGAAGAGAGTTATGATGAAGTAAAAAGCGCACTTGAGACATCCGACATAGTATTCATAGGTACTGGTCTTGGTGGTGGCACAGGAACTGGTGCTGCTCCAGTAGTGGCTCAAGCAGCTAAAGATATTGGTGCATTAACAGTTGCTGTTGTAACTATGCCTTTTATGTTTGAAGGTAAAAAACGTAGAAAATTAGCTGATTGTGGATTAGAAGAACTTAGAAAAGAAAGCGATTCTATTGTTGTTATTCCAAATGATAAACTTTTAACGCTTATTGATAAGAATGCAGGCATAAAAGAGAGCTTTGAAATGGTGGATGAAGTTCTTGCAAGAGCAGTGAATGGTATGAGCACAATTGTACTTGATTCAGGAAAAAGCGATATAAATTTAGACTTTGCTGATGTCAGAACAATTATGAGTCATAGAGGTTTAGCGTTAATGGGTGTTGGTGAAGCAAATGGTGAAGATGCGGCACAAGAAGCAATAAAAAATGCTATACAATCGCCACTTCTTGATAACATGACAATAAACGGTGCATTTGGTATATTAGTCCACTTTAGAATTAGTCCTAGCTGCCCATTAACTGATATTTATAATGCAATGAGCATTATCCATGAGGCGGCAGATGAAGATGCTGAGATAATATTTGGCACAACAACTGATGACAAAATAGAAGACAACAAAGTTGAGGTTACTATAATTGCAACTGGTTTTCAAGGATCTCAGCAAGAGGTAGAGAAAAATGAAGATACACAAGTATCCAATACGAATGACATCATAAAAAAAGAACGTATCCTAAGACTTAAAAAAGTAAGTGGTGGCTTTGACGAGGACTATATGGCACAGCTTGATGTTCCATCATTTATGCGTCATCAAATGGATTAA